The genome window CCTCCTTGCATCGCGTGCGCCGCGGCCAACTGGTCCGGTGATAGTCGGGCCTGTTCTTTCGTGTTGAAACGAGGACGCCATGCTGCCGGCACCAGTTCAGTGTCTCCGGAGTCGGATCTTCGTCGGCGAGCCATGTATCATGCGCAAAGGATTGGTCGAGCATCGCCTGCAAGGTCGTCGCCACGACAGAGAAAGGCTCGGACGGAGCTTTGGTCACGACCATGGCGACGCGGCTGCCGATGGGAAGCCGCAACGGTCCGTTCGGTTTCTGCGCGCGATAGAATATTGCAATGAAATAGGCCGGCAGAAGGGTCACCCAGGCCAGTATGGCAGTCACCATAGTGAAGCGCCAAAAGCCGATATAATGCTCCGGCTTCAGCCACCAGGCCCAGAAATAGATGAGCAAGCCTACCCAGATTGCAGCACCGGCCAGATATTCCAGCCGATCGCGACCTTGAAGAACCCGGATTTGCAGCGGTTCGGCCGTTTCTTTAGCCTTCGTGTCGGTCGTGTTCCTCATGTCCGCAACTCCAGGCCAAAGAAGGGAGCGGCGGTCTTGATGATGGTGTCGATGTCGGAATATTCGGGCGAGAAGCCAAGCGCCTCGCGCGCGAAGGTCGGGTCGGTATAGAGAGCCGGCGGATCGCCAGCGCGTCTTGCATGCATCTCGACCGGGACTTCACGTTTGGTGATGCGGCCGATGGCTCTCACAATCTCGTTGATGGACGAGCCGCAGCCGGTTCCGAGATTGACCGAAAGGTTGCCGCCGCCGTTGACGAGGTGCTCGAGTGCCAGCACATGGGCACGCGCCAAATCCGTCACATGAATGTAGTCACGAACGCAGGTTCCATCCTCGGTGTCATAGTCGTCGCCGAAGACGGCAAGATGCGGGATTGCTCCGCCGGCCGCGAGCAATGCTCTCGGAATGAGATGCGTCTCCGGCTCATGCCATTCGCCGAGTTCTCCGTCCAGATCGGCGCCGCAGGCATTGAAGTATCGCAGCGCGACATATTTCAGATTATAAGCTGCCGCGTAATCACTCAGAATCTGCTCAGCAATGAGTTTCGTCCGGCCATATGGATTGATCGGCAGTTGCGGCGTCGTCTCTGTTATAGGGAGCGACTCCGGAACGCCATAGGTTGCGCAGCTCGACGAGAAAATGACCTTGTCGATTCCGGCATGACGGCAGGCGTCCAGAAGGGATAGCGACCCGCCGACATTGTTCCGATAGTATTTCGCGGGGTCTTCAACGGACTCTCCGACATAGGCGGATGCGGCAAAATGCACGACCGCATCCGGTTTGTATTGCAGGAGGGTCCGTGTCAGGCTGCTGGTATCAAGGATATCGCCATGCACGAACGGTCCCCAACGGACGGAGGAACGATGCCCCGTAACCAGATTGTCGAAGACGATCGGCTCGATATCTTTGGAACGGAGCAGCTTGGCCGTGTGGCTGCCGATATATCCGGCGCCGCCGGCTACCAGAACTTTTCGCTGTGCCATCACGCAGTCCCCACCCATTCATGTGCTTCTTCGGTCAGGAGACGGTCGAAATAGCAGATCGTCTTTTCCAAGCCGGTTGATAGGGGCACCAGCGGCTGCCAACCCAGCTTCTGCTGGGCAAAGCTTATGTCGGGACGACGCTGGCGCGGGTCGTCTTTGGGCAATGGCTTGCAAATCATCTTCGACCGGGAGCCGGTGAGCCTGATCACCTGTTCGGCGAGTTCCAGAATGGTGAATTCACCCGGATTTCCGAGGTTGACAGGCCCGGTGAATGACGGGTCGGTCGCCATCAATTGCTGAAAGCCCTCGATGAGATCATCGACGAAACAAAATGACCGCGTCTGCGAGCCATCGCCATAGATGGTGATGTCCTGGCCCTTCAGCGCCTGCACGATGAAGTTCGAAACGACACGGCCGTCGTCGGGGCGCATGTGGGGGCCGTAAGTATTAAAGATCCGCGCAATCTTGATTTCCACATCGTATCTTTGATGAAAATCGAAGAACAACGTCTCGGCGCTGCGCTTACCCTCGTCGTAGCAGGACCGAGGGCCAAACGGGTTCACATTGCCCCAATAATTCTCGACCTGCGGGTGCACGAGCGGGTCGCCATAGACTTCGGAGGTGGATGCCTGGAAAATGCGGGCGCCGGTACGTCCGGCCAATTCCAGCAAGTTGAGTGCACCGAAGACAGACGTCTTCATCGTGTGGATCGGATCGGCCTGGTAGTGAGGCGGCGATGCCGGGCAGGCAAGGTTGTAGATTTCATCGACCTCGATGTCGATCGGATCGATGACGTCATGCCTGATGACGCTGAAGCGGTCGAAGTTGCGGAGATGGCGGATATTGCGCTCAAGTCCGGTTGAAAAATTATCAACGCAAATGATGCTGTGCCCCAATTTAAGGAGACGCTCACAAAGATGCGACCCAAGAAAGCCCGCACCACCGGCTACAAGAATGTGCCGAGGTTGCTGTTTTGAATGGAGAACACGTATGTCACCGAGAATGGTATTAATGTCGGAGCGATCAGTTGTTGGACGCATTACTTTCATCTTCCTGACCCCACAATTTGCCTATTCTTTGCCTAAGTAAAAGCACAGGAAATGTGCTTTCAAGTTAGATCAAAGTGTTGTACAGCGGCGTTGTTGTTGCTGTTTTTATACTTAAGGAGTCATTAACTGTCGTTAGCTGCGCATCCTGAAATTTGCCGCAGCGTCCATATTTACAAACGCTCATACAACCGGCCGTAATTTTTGGGACAGACACCGGATCGCGGTGACCTGTTTGGGGGAAGGTCTGGTCAGATCGAAGATGGATGGGCTCGGTTAAGCCGCCGTCGCGGCATTGGGGCGTAACCCCAGCCAGATGCCGGCCGTAACTGCGCTTCTATTAATGTCCGAGGGAATTCAGCCAGTCGCCGAATGGGTTTGCGCCATCCTTCGTGTCCGCGGGTGAAACCGCGCGTGCAAGAAAGGGCGGAGCGGCGACATTTCGGGCCTCGCGCGGCGTGTAACCAAATTCCTTGCTGAACGCCCGGCTGAAGTGGGCCGCAGAGGTAAACCCGGTTTCTGTGGCGATCTCCACGATCTGCTGCCGATTGACGGTGTTGCTGAGCGCGACATGCGCCGCAAAAAGGCGACGCTTTTGTATATAATGGAGCACGCCGCCACTCGACTCGAACAATTGGTAGAGTCGGGTGCGCGAAATGCCAAGCTCCCGGCATAGCGCATCCGGCGTGAGATCTTGCGAACTCAGATTGCGCTGAACGAAACGGCGTACGCGCTCCATCAGAGCCAAATTACTCTGCTGCTTCTCGGGCCCGGAATGGTCCGCCGATGACGAAATGCATGTCACCAGCATATCGTGCATTGTTTGGACGACGCGGGGCAGGTCCGCCGCAGTCATGCTGGATAGCTTCGCCTCGACGCTGTCGAGATAATCGATCAGCAGCTTCGCGTAGGTGTCGGAGAATATCGTATTGCTCTTGATCTCGTTGAACGCGGGCATGTCCAGAAACAATTCCCGCGGCAGGTAGACGGAGAGACTTTGCGCGTCAGTAGCCCTTCCCCGGAACGGATGGCCCAACGATCGCAGCTCCACTCGTCCGGGCGCGCCCTTCGACACGTTTCCATCAACCTCTGTCCAGCTTTGGCCGGCGCGCAACAAGACGATATGCCAATGGTCGATTGAATTCGATCGCAGCTTTGTCACCGAACGCGAATAGGAATGTGCCGGTACCGATTGCTGGACGACCAGCATGCCGCCAAGATTCCAGGCTGTGTGATCGGCAGGAAAGCCAGCTTCCTCCGACACACCTTCCGGTAGCCTGATATCGATCAGAGACGCCAAATACGTCTGCCAGGCCGCGAATTGATCGCCCTGGGGCAAATCGTGCGTGGAGAACCGCAGAGGTTCCAGGGCCGGCGGCAAAGGCGGATTTGTTTCTTGAATAGTATCCGACGCCCGAGGCCAACGCCGGCGCTCGACTTGGAATGTAGGGTGCGTGCCCGCCTGCCCGTCTTTTTGTCCTTCGACGGGAGCCTGCGACGAATGCCCTTTCTGAGGTGAGTCAGGCAATATTTCCTCACAACTTTCGGGAGGCCATTTGTACCACTCTAAGTGTCTATCAGCAAATGATTTAAAACCAAATCGTTAATGATGGATGACGCATATATCTATTCAATCTGACGGGGAAACTAAAATGCCCTTTTGAGCGCGAAATTTTCGCGCCAATGCCGTTTCGTCTTCTTCAGAATCATCAACCACATCAGAATAGCCAGATCGTTGACCTGCGGCCATCGCCTTCCGTCGCAAACCCCAAGCTCAATTCAAGAACCTCGCTTTCTCTGAAGATCTCGGCATGCAGATCATCGCGATCGGCCGAGAGATAGCCATCCGCAACGCGGCCCTCGTTTGGAGAACTGCTCTCCCTTCCCATCCATGCTTGGATGCGGCGTGGCCGCGATATCCGCCGCCGCGAAGGATTCGGCAGCTTGCAAGATCAACCGCAAGCTGCTCAAATCGACGAACAGACGGCCGGAATCTCCATTTTTACAAAGCCGCTCTGCCGTAGTTCATTCGCCGACAGACAATCAACAGACAGGAGGAAACCAATGACTGTATTCCGAACGCTGTTACTATTGGGCGTTTTTGCCGTGACCAGCACCGGTGCCTTTGCCGCCAATACCGCGCAAGATAAGATGAAAAAACCTCCAGCCATGTCAGTGCCGCTGACTGCTGAGAACGTGTTTCAACTTTATTACAATCGTACCTGGATCTGGAAAGACGGCGCAGGCTATTTTGCGGCGAAAGCGCGCGAATTCAAGGCTTGGTCTGGGGAGGGAACGGGGTCCTATGGGATTGGCCGTTGGTTTGCGACGGACGCCGGCAAACTATGCTTCAGGGCCACTTGGTACGCCAAGACAGGGAAAGCCTTGGCGTTGACATGTTTCAGTCATCGCAAGAAAGGCAATACCATATTCCAGAAGCGCGAACCGGATGGAGATTGGTACGCATTCAAAACTCCGGCCAATGTCGACGATGAATACCAAAAGGTGCGGCCCGGAGATTACGCGACGGCGGGATTCAACCGCATGCGGATCAAATTGTCGCAAAACAAATAGACCGAGCATTCTTGCAGGACATTGATCCTGTTTGGCGAGGCCGTCTGCATTTGTGCTCCTTCAGGAGCGGAGCGGAGGGCTTCTCTGACTTTATCGCAGAGCGAACTTGATGCTGAGGCGTGTGAGGAAGCCATTCACCTCAGGAAGCATCTCGACGTATGTCCGAATCCGCTTGGTGTACAAATGTACGGCGCCCCGCCGAGATAAATCGGCTTTGCGGTTTTTGCCGAAACGTTTTTGCTCTTGATTGTTTTCTTTTTTGAATCGGCCGGCTTCATAACGTTTTGATCACCCCGCTCAGCCGAGATTGATTGCGCGGCCGCCATGTTCATTGGCATGGCTGCACAAACGGCAACAATCAAAGCGGGCGTTACTATCTTCAGCAATAACTTCATTCTACTGTTAGTAAACATCCCAAATCTCCCCCATAATTTGGAAGTGTTTTATCCAAGATGTATTGCAGGACGTTTAACGAATATCCTGACGAAGCTTACGACTTATAGGGCAATGCTCATGTTTGGCGTCACCATGCCAAGACTGACTAAACCTGCCAAACCGAAGCAATCCCTGAAGGGGACGGTAGGTTGGCGGTGACGCCTATCCAAATCACATAGATATGCTGCTGTTGTTTTCGTGTCGGCTATTGCGGAGGCGGCGCCACGCGGCTCAACTGAGGGGCTGTCTCACGCGCATTGGAATCCAGTTTGGGCTGATTGCCCACGGCCTCCACGGCTGCATCGAGGAGCTGAAAAGCGTACTCCAAGGCCGCATCAGTGTCTTCGCCGCAAAGCCCTGATTTCTTGCATCGATTTTGAAGCGCTTGCTTGATTCCCCGCCTTATCGAGGACAACGGTTCAGTTTCTGGTCCGGCGAGAAGTTGACGCAAGCAATTTGCGGCGACGATTTCCGAAACGATGAGTTTCCCCTCGATTTCACCGAGCGTCGGCATTGCAAATCGCTCTCCACCTCTTCGGCATTCCCGATCTGTTGTCAGCATCGTTTTTCCTCCCGTGGATTCGTTTTGACCTGCGTCCTCATCGAAGGCTCTTCCAATCCGCATAAAACGATGCAGCATGCCTTCTAATGGGCAGTCTTTCGTAGGCGTTTCCTAAATCAAGAACGATAGGCTGGTAATCGTAGTGCCGATCCGCATGCCCGGCATCGTGGCGCGGAACGGTACTGGTGTGGAGCGTGCAATTGAAGCCGCCGCCATTCTTGTCAGGCGGTAACCATCATCCAGCATCGGCACTATGATCCTTACATCGAATTTTTCCAAGGCCAGATTTTAGCTCGACCAAGAATTCGCATCCCATGCCTTCAATCTTCATTGTTTCGCTTCAATCCGATCGACGTGCACGCAACATTTCGCATGGTGCGTGATCTGGTCGACGGTAGATCCGAAGACGCGATCGAGGACATCGGGCCTATGGCCCGCGACGACGATCAAATCCGCTTTGACTTCGGCCGCAATCGCCAAGATCGTATCGCCGGCACGACCGGGGCGAACATGGATAAGTGCGGGAACCGACAGTTGCTTGCAGAGCTGTGACAGCTTCTTCTCAGCCTCGTCGATAACCGAGACGGCCCAGCCGTCCGGTTCTTGACTGGTGATGGAAGGAAAACGTTCCACGACATGAACGACATGCAAGCTGCCATCGGTCTCGAGAAGCGATTGAGCCGTGCGCACCAGATGCTCCGCTCTCTCCCGTGATCCAAGGCCTACGGCGCAGACGATCGTCTTATACATATTTCACCTCAGAAGAGATCTCTGCCGCTTCCGCCGACAAATTCGGTTCGAATCCCAGAGCATGTGCTTGTTTCCAAAATCGGTCCGCGCTCAGTATATCCACTTTGAAGCCGTTGCCTAACCGTAGGCTCAGAGGAACGCACAATTCATCCGGATCATCGATGAACTCCGGAGGGCAGCGAACTAAATATGCTCTCGCGGTTGATGATGACGCTCAAGCAAGAGGGGCGGCACGCCGCCTCCGAAGGGTATCATCGCGTCATCATCAACGGGACGGGCGCAGCCTCCAGCATCGAGCGCGTGGTGCCTCCGAAAATCCGCTCCCGCATGCGCGAATGTCCATAAGCACCCATGACGATCAGTTCGGCGCTGATATCCACGGCATGTTGCCGCAGGACTTCGGCGACGGTCCTGCCTCCGCCTGACAGAATATCGACTGAGACATTGACGCCGTGTCGTGCAAGGAAGGCGGCGATATCCGCGCCCGGCTCTTCGCCGTTGCCGCGGGTCGATGCGCGTGGGTCAACAATGACGACGTGCACGTTTTCGGCTGCCGTCAGTTGCTCCATTGCAGCGCGAACGGCCTGACTTGCCTCGTTGCGGGAATCCCAGGCAACGAGCACCACGCGCGGCTGAAGCGTGGCAACGCGCCCTCTCGGTGTAATGAGAATCGGCGCCGACGAATGAAACAGCGCACCATCCAATACGCGCCACCGCATATCATTTTGGGCCAGGAGACCGCCGCCGACGAGCGTCAGGTCGGCGTAGCGAGCGCGTTCGCCAATTTCATTGTCGACCCATCCGTACTCCGTTAGCAGACTGTCCACATCAAACGAAATATTGCTCGATTGCAGCAGAGTTTTTGCGGTTGCCACCTGCTGGCTGAGGCTCTGCACCTCACGCTCGCGCTCTTCGGCCCATGCGGAGGAAGAGACTTCGCCGTATCCGCCGACAGGCGCTATCGCAAGCGCTGTCACCAGCACGGAAAGATGCGCCCCCGCCGCACGGCACAGCTCGATCGCCGAACGCAGATCCCCGTTGTCTTGATTGATGCCTATGATGCTCAAAACGGTTTTGGCTCGCATGGTCATACCTCATGTTTGAAGTTGTTCGATCAGCGCCATTCTAGGCCGATCTTGGCGCTCCGCCTTGATCCTGGTCAAGACCGTGGATAGCGCAGGACGCGGCGCCTCTCGCATGCCGGCTGCAATCAGCGGGCGCCGTTTGAAATACCGCCACACTTGTTACTCCCACTGGTCGCTCTCCGGTGCCAGACTATCTCACGACGAACAACGAGCGTTAACCAGCGAATGAAATCGTGCCTCAACCACGAGCGCGGCAATTCGCCCAAGCCAGGAGATTCAAAGCCATGACTACATCAGCCGAGAATGGTCGGAATGGTGGGCGGCCTGCGATTCATGCACCACCGGTCGTGTCGTTGCAGGAATGGGAGGCGGCCCGCCAAAAATTGCTCGTGAAGGAAAAGGAGCAGACCCGCGCCCGTGACACCCTGGCCGCCGAGCGCCGGCGAATGCCGTGGATGGAAGCGAAGACGGACTACGCATTCGAGGGGCCTTCGGGCAAGGTAAGCCTGCTCGATCTCTTCGAAGGTCGGCGGCAACTGATCGTCTATCGCGCCTTCTTTGAGCCGGGCGTATTCGGCTGGCCCGACCATGCCTGCCGGGGCTGTTCCATGGTGGCCGACCAGGTCGCCCATGTTGCCCACCTGAATGCCCGCGACACCACCCTCGTCTTCGTCTCGCGTGCGCCTCAGGCGGATATCTCGCGGCTGAAGGCGCGGATGGGCTGGGAGGAGATTCCCTGGTTCACCATCACCGACAATTTCGACACGGACTTCGGCGTCGACGAGTGGCACGGCACGAACGTATTCTACCGCGACGGCAACCGCGTGTTCCGCACCTATTTCATCAACAATCGCGGCGATGAGCAGATGGGCGGCACCTGGAACTACCTCGATATCACGCCTCTCGGTCGGCAGGAGGTTTGGGAGGATTCGCCCGAGGGCTATCCCCAGACGCCGACCTATAAATGGTGGAACTGGCACGACAGCTATGTCGCGGACGCGGCTCCCGACAAGAAGT of Rhizobium sp. NXC24 contains these proteins:
- the galE gene encoding UDP-glucose 4-epimerase GalE, with the translated sequence MAQRKVLVAGGAGYIGSHTAKLLRSKDIEPIVFDNLVTGHRSSVRWGPFVHGDILDTSSLTRTLLQYKPDAVVHFAASAYVGESVEDPAKYYRNNVGGSLSLLDACRHAGIDKVIFSSSCATYGVPESLPITETTPQLPINPYGRTKLIAEQILSDYAAAYNLKYVALRYFNACGADLDGELGEWHEPETHLIPRALLAAGGAIPHLAVFGDDYDTEDGTCVRDYIHVTDLARAHVLALEHLVNGGGNLSVNLGTGCGSSINEIVRAIGRITKREVPVEMHARRAGDPPALYTDPTFAREALGFSPEYSDIDTIIKTAAPFFGLELRT
- a CDS encoding UDP-glucuronic acid decarboxylase family protein — protein: MRPTTDRSDINTILGDIRVLHSKQQPRHILVAGGAGFLGSHLCERLLKLGHSIICVDNFSTGLERNIRHLRNFDRFSVIRHDVIDPIDIEVDEIYNLACPASPPHYQADPIHTMKTSVFGALNLLELAGRTGARIFQASTSEVYGDPLVHPQVENYWGNVNPFGPRSCYDEGKRSAETLFFDFHQRYDVEIKIARIFNTYGPHMRPDDGRVVSNFIVQALKGQDITIYGDGSQTRSFCFVDDLIEGFQQLMATDPSFTGPVNLGNPGEFTILELAEQVIRLTGSRSKMICKPLPKDDPRQRRPDISFAQQKLGWQPLVPLSTGLEKTICYFDRLLTEEAHEWVGTA
- a CDS encoding helix-turn-helix domain-containing protein, which translates into the protein MLVVQQSVPAHSYSRSVTKLRSNSIDHWHIVLLRAGQSWTEVDGNVSKGAPGRVELRSLGHPFRGRATDAQSLSVYLPRELFLDMPAFNEIKSNTIFSDTYAKLLIDYLDSVEAKLSSMTAADLPRVVQTMHDMLVTCISSSADHSGPEKQQSNLALMERVRRFVQRNLSSQDLTPDALCRELGISRTRLYQLFESSGGVLHYIQKRRLFAAHVALSNTVNRQQIVEIATETGFTSAAHFSRAFSKEFGYTPREARNVAAPPFLARAVSPADTKDGANPFGDWLNSLGH
- a CDS encoding DUF995 domain-containing protein, whose amino-acid sequence is MTVFRTLLLLGVFAVTSTGAFAANTAQDKMKKPPAMSVPLTAENVFQLYYNRTWIWKDGAGYFAAKAREFKAWSGEGTGSYGIGRWFATDAGKLCFRATWYAKTGKALALTCFSHRKKGNTIFQKREPDGDWYAFKTPANVDDEYQKVRPGDYATAGFNRMRIKLSQNK
- a CDS encoding universal stress protein, producing MYKTIVCAVGLGSRERAEHLVRTAQSLLETDGSLHVVHVVERFPSITSQEPDGWAVSVIDEAEKKLSQLCKQLSVPALIHVRPGRAGDTILAIAAEVKADLIVVAGHRPDVLDRVFGSTVDQITHHAKCCVHVDRIEAKQ
- a CDS encoding universal stress protein codes for the protein MRAKTVLSIIGINQDNGDLRSAIELCRAAGAHLSVLVTALAIAPVGGYGEVSSSAWAEEREREVQSLSQQVATAKTLLQSSNISFDVDSLLTEYGWVDNEIGERARYADLTLVGGGLLAQNDMRWRVLDGALFHSSAPILITPRGRVATLQPRVVLVAWDSRNEASQAVRAAMEQLTAAENVHVVIVDPRASTRGNGEEPGADIAAFLARHGVNVSVDILSGGGRTVAEVLRQHAVDISAELIVMGAYGHSRMRERIFGGTTRSMLEAAPVPLMMTR
- a CDS encoding thioredoxin family protein, whose product is MTTSAENGRNGGRPAIHAPPVVSLQEWEAARQKLLVKEKEQTRARDTLAAERRRMPWMEAKTDYAFEGPSGKVSLLDLFEGRRQLIVYRAFFEPGVFGWPDHACRGCSMVADQVAHVAHLNARDTTLVFVSRAPQADISRLKARMGWEEIPWFTITDNFDTDFGVDEWHGTNVFYRDGNRVFRTYFINNRGDEQMGGTWNYLDITPLGRQEVWEDSPEGYPQTPTYKWWNWHDSYVADAAPDKKWVEVSDAGEAAFRNQDTNTRP